Proteins encoded in a region of the Desulfurococcus sp. genome:
- a CDS encoding 4Fe-4S binding protein — protein MPRVLLLLRDLLSNLACKPVTVEYGVKTEPTPSDSYRGLHIVDIGACIGCSLCAIECPPGAIIMKTLPAQAGEKPRKYPVIHYDQCIFCYHCVDICPRHAYHVSNRVPPPTGNRDSLIGDPLARSSSG, from the coding sequence ATGCCACGGGTACTCCTCCTACTTCGCGACCTCCTCTCAAATCTAGCATGCAAGCCTGTGACCGTTGAATACGGGGTGAAAACGGAGCCTACACCTAGTGACAGCTATCGAGGCCTCCACATAGTGGATATTGGGGCATGTATAGGCTGTAGTCTTTGCGCTATAGAATGCCCTCCAGGAGCTATAATAATGAAGACTCTTCCAGCCCAGGCTGGAGAGAAGCCACGTAAGTACCCTGTCATACACTATGATCAATGCATTTTCTGCTATCACTGTGTAGATATCTGCCCACGTCACGCTTACCATGTAAGCAATAGAGTCCCACCACCTACAGGGAATCGTGATAGCCTTATTGGTGATCCTCTTGCAAGAAGCAGTAGTGGGTAG
- a CDS encoding nickel-dependent hydrogenase large subunit — translation MPIIEVSVGPQHPALHEPIMLRVHVDGEDVVGVDVATGYNHRGIEKLAENNTFLKTLYLVTRVFGICNISHSTCYTQALEEIQGIEPPPRARALRVLALELERLHSHMLLAAVLAEIMGFESLFMVIMRDREKVMQLKELLTGNRVIADYVQPGGVRRDINPETAEKIKHVMNFLEQRIKYYMEVYTSDTLIRSRLEGVGVIPYKDAVSHGLVGPVARGSGVNIDVRRDNPYALYDELDFNIPVRREGDSLARVIVRFEEMLESISIIHQVLEKLPSGSIMGLKVLPRSFREGEAISRVEAPRGELLYHVVSRGGAKPYRVKIRTPSFPNILNSLVAYNAATLADIPVILASFDPCISCMERMIIVDKRTGCERVESIRRIAQMAARKIQR, via the coding sequence ATGCCCATTATAGAGGTCTCAGTGGGACCTCAGCATCCAGCTCTACACGAGCCTATAATGCTCCGAGTTCATGTTGATGGCGAGGATGTCGTGGGAGTAGATGTTGCTACAGGCTACAACCACCGTGGTATAGAGAAGCTAGCTGAGAACAATACATTCCTTAAAACACTTTATCTTGTGACACGGGTCTTCGGTATCTGTAATATCTCCCACTCGACATGCTACACTCAGGCTCTCGAGGAGATACAGGGAATAGAGCCTCCACCCCGAGCCCGAGCCCTCCGTGTCCTCGCCCTTGAACTCGAAAGGCTTCACAGCCACATGCTGCTTGCAGCAGTACTTGCAGAGATAATGGGGTTTGAGAGCCTCTTTATGGTGATAATGAGGGATCGTGAAAAAGTTATGCAGTTGAAGGAGTTACTGACTGGGAATAGAGTAATAGCCGACTACGTGCAGCCAGGTGGTGTCCGCCGCGACATAAATCCCGAGACAGCTGAGAAAATTAAGCATGTAATGAACTTCCTAGAGCAACGTATAAAGTACTACATGGAGGTGTACACCTCAGACACGCTTATACGAAGCCGCTTGGAGGGCGTAGGCGTCATCCCCTATAAAGATGCTGTAAGTCACGGGCTTGTAGGCCCTGTAGCCCGCGGCTCCGGAGTTAACATTGATGTACGGCGCGATAACCCCTACGCGTTGTATGATGAACTAGACTTCAACATTCCGGTAAGGAGAGAGGGCGATTCTCTAGCCCGCGTAATAGTCCGGTTCGAAGAGATGTTAGAGTCTATAAGCATTATACACCAGGTGTTAGAGAAGCTACCCAGCGGCTCCATAATGGGGTTAAAAGTTCTACCACGCAGCTTCCGTGAGGGAGAAGCTATATCCAGAGTAGAGGCGCCTAGAGGCGAGCTACTATACCATGTAGTAAGCCGTGGTGGTGCTAAACCCTACCGAGTGAAAATAAGGACACCGAGCTTCCCTAATATACTGAATAGTCTCGTAGCGTACAATGCCGCGACGCTTGCAGACATTCCAGTAATATTAGCTAGCTTCGATCCCTGTATATCTTGTATGGAGAGAATGATAATTGTTGATAAGCGTACAGGATGCGAGCGCGTGGAAAGTATACGTAGGATAGCACAAATGGCAGCAAGAAAGATACAGAGGTGA
- a CDS encoding proton-conducting transporter membrane subunit yields the protein MVEIEVAFLVSMITACLGVVASVFSVTSIVFATVVISTLVTLTASDGPACVPWLDSIPLCLGIDLVSKLFAILSSVVITAVLVYSWETKLRKGALQPVVVGLHAVVIGLVYSFSLLLFYVFWEITLLLATVIVWLWEPRRALVFFVYMHAGSLLLLVSISLLLSSGITVFGAIVPARLAGLALALALTAFAIKLGIFPFHTWVPVTYTAIPSSVAGIIAGVVTNIGAYGMYRFIVDLTWPQALTGIQSIAAWLGVVSALIGALRALASNKLDLIVSYSSVSHMGVVYAGLVVLDRLALAGGILLAIANGIVKALFFLLTDVLKDRAGTNDIRRMGLFAYNMPLTAFTAFTAAMSLAGLPPFALFPGELLVALGIGGKMGVKILVVLALAMIASTAYALRFWHNIFWHPEITIPKPPPREPPIRILMPLIALSIISIILGAAPALIIELLIS from the coding sequence TTGGTTGAAATTGAAGTAGCGTTCCTGGTCTCAATGATTACCGCTTGCCTAGGTGTTGTTGCCTCAGTTTTTTCGGTTACTTCAATAGTATTTGCTACAGTGGTAATCTCGACGCTAGTTACCCTCACTGCAAGCGATGGACCTGCATGCGTTCCCTGGCTTGATTCTATTCCACTCTGCTTAGGAATAGATCTTGTATCTAAGCTCTTTGCAATACTTTCAAGCGTAGTTATCACCGCAGTTCTAGTTTACAGCTGGGAGACTAAGCTGAGAAAGGGTGCACTCCAGCCAGTTGTAGTGGGGCTTCATGCAGTAGTGATAGGACTCGTCTACTCTTTCAGCCTTCTATTATTTTATGTGTTCTGGGAGATCACCTTACTGCTCGCCACTGTAATTGTATGGTTATGGGAGCCGAGGAGAGCACTAGTGTTCTTCGTGTACATGCATGCAGGCTCGCTACTGCTCTTGGTATCAATATCCCTCCTCTTATCCTCGGGTATAACCGTGTTCGGTGCAATCGTTCCAGCTAGGCTAGCAGGCTTAGCACTAGCACTAGCTCTTACAGCTTTCGCTATAAAACTCGGCATCTTTCCCTTCCACACATGGGTACCCGTGACCTACACCGCTATACCCTCATCCGTAGCCGGTATTATTGCTGGAGTAGTTACAAACATCGGGGCTTACGGAATGTACAGATTCATAGTAGATCTTACCTGGCCACAGGCTCTAACCGGTATCCAGAGCATTGCAGCCTGGCTAGGGGTGGTTTCAGCCCTCATTGGTGCTCTGCGCGCTCTAGCCTCAAACAAGCTCGACCTCATAGTATCCTACAGCAGTGTCAGCCATATGGGGGTAGTATACGCTGGCCTAGTTGTATTGGATCGCCTAGCTCTAGCTGGAGGCATACTACTTGCAATCGCTAACGGCATTGTAAAAGCGCTTTTCTTCCTGCTCACTGACGTACTCAAGGATCGAGCCGGCACGAATGACATAAGACGCATGGGCCTCTTCGCTTACAACATGCCTCTCACAGCTTTCACAGCCTTCACAGCAGCCATGAGCCTGGCAGGTCTGCCACCTTTCGCCTTATTCCCCGGCGAGCTACTAGTTGCACTAGGTATAGGAGGTAAAATGGGTGTTAAGATTTTAGTTGTGCTCGCTCTAGCCATGATCGCCTCCACAGCTTACGCTCTACGATTCTGGCATAATATCTTCTGGCATCCCGAAATAACTATCCCTAAGCCGCCGCCAAGGGAACCGCCCATTAGGATCTTAATGCCACTAATCGCTCTATCAATAATCTCTATAATCCTGGGTGCAGCTCCAGCACTTATCATAGAATTACTAATCTCGTGA
- a CDS encoding NADH-quinone oxidoreductase subunit C, translating into MTQKLLGVNGRKIVFTEIKPHRLEARITDPRAMPEAVKSLVEAYSGDMYISAITAIDLPEENYIELDYIFYVIPEKTIAVLKTRVPRSDPRIPSITSILPGASAYEKEVFDLMGVVFEGNQDLRRIFTPPDIAGYPLRKDWKEGQGSCPL; encoded by the coding sequence TTGACGCAAAAGTTACTAGGGGTTAATGGCCGGAAAATAGTATTCACCGAGATTAAACCCCACCGCCTCGAGGCGAGAATCACGGATCCACGGGCTATGCCAGAAGCTGTTAAGAGCCTTGTAGAGGCATACTCAGGTGACATGTACATATCAGCTATAACGGCAATAGACCTCCCTGAGGAGAACTACATAGAATTAGACTATATCTTCTATGTTATACCAGAGAAGACCATTGCAGTACTTAAGACACGAGTACCCCGATCAGACCCCCGTATTCCAAGCATTACTAGCATTCTCCCCGGTGCATCAGCCTACGAGAAGGAGGTCTTCGACCTGATGGGTGTGGTGTTCGAAGGCAACCAGGATCTCCGCCGGATTTTCACGCCACCTGATATAGCTGGATACCCTCTCCGCAAGGACTGGAAGGAGGGTCAAGGCTCATGCCCATTATAG
- a CDS encoding NADH-quinone oxidoreductase subunit B family protein yields the protein MSKNRRRRTMFTLRMIARSPWVMHFNTGACNGCDIEVVAALTPLYDLERFGVKLAPNPRHADVIIVTGALTKKAAERLQRLYKQTPNPKYVVAVGTCAISGNMFKNSYSVIGGVDKVVPVDLYIPGCPPRPDTIVQGITELLKKVRKEVEDA from the coding sequence ATGTCGAAGAACAGACGACGGAGAACAATGTTTACTCTGAGAATGATAGCACGCTCACCATGGGTGATGCATTTTAATACTGGGGCGTGCAACGGTTGCGATATAGAAGTCGTAGCCGCTTTAACCCCCCTCTACGATCTAGAACGCTTTGGTGTAAAATTAGCCCCCAACCCCCGCCATGCTGATGTAATAATAGTAACTGGTGCTTTAACTAAGAAAGCGGCTGAAAGACTTCAACGGCTATATAAGCAGACACCAAACCCTAAATACGTGGTAGCAGTAGGTACATGTGCCATCTCAGGCAACATGTTCAAGAATAGTTATAGTGTTATCGGAGGAGTGGATAAGGTAGTTCCAGTTGACCTCTACATTCCAGGCTGCCCTCCACGCCCGGACACTATAGTTCAAGGCATCACCGAGCTCCTCAAGAAGGTTAGAAAGGAGGTTGAAGATGCTTGA